The Acropora palmata chromosome 10, jaAcrPala1.3, whole genome shotgun sequence genome contains a region encoding:
- the LOC141893867 gene encoding uncharacterized protein LOC141893867 isoform X2, whose protein sequence is MSMIHSREHVVEISADNFDNLLQDEGFVDFFNTFLALPCFAERIFYNRENDVFEEFTQTLAEDKGKEDSKSSIQLRPFSDYKGSTYNSSATRSEIGYYVTIIKKPEALEFVKKHRLPLFSRSELFAEYKLSKHLSAVQDSFFRELPPDEDDDVGVEEPAGLFSQTRSRSGVSFDLSPSIEDRQSTDEAEASDSQSENHCYLPTHVRSIEETFDAWQQSFTGLPGSRASVFSSRASSPNQQMLEEEEKEEDEEVGEKEEEEEEVDVQLSSTEFSAQETDVAVSHTRPTSRISILSDLSTPHRRLNTEIKSRVSSANTVSFREETIGQIGSDNAGKLNAEATADKSDKSIGAAEMTRSLSSAVSFISEHGQIPRNSLLLEYVCDKPSYDYSKENTPGQTEQMDGDSAGKKEDELQSKSTESKQTISSTSTLMKMCEYKTKTGTSNETDGNSSPSQKNVIPTCEQLNEDQGISNGEKQINDKDDEGAISCNIQTVFTDGREEQNKAGPGSDQLCTVENDLIDKEYKDRISANSIGNDGTHTGTQENFSIEKTQFYIGVERLSGETEAEEQLTNGLSGEIQCLCSDRQSKSPDCNVGGPVTILESMEPIPLLSNSENAEPVFCGYNELKNAESEGTLNGRSLEEIERPHFHTHSLENSLSMLTENNQEGKEEGRSTEIEPSSFQDEQEELASNGAHGRLASQENSILGEFQDESMGQKQDDEVEDEGACFTEASGPTLQGLRGVFGPKLTRCSTAATSTGFDLDDESAFSEDGIDAKQKPSDLATKEAFDAFKEFLLDTSGEKLLQFWLEVESGRFLDDEDERSKMVQGMRDRFFKNSGIYEFSAATKERLNIVDGSKITYESLFAMQPDVLEPLLSYWCVRFTMHQQRRSHFNDLEYSRLIKDRSKWCVKREDTLSNLPQVPGLSGLTQVLPKKPVTRPLSSAVNRNIQHQTSRLQVRAKSAHPRLLHSHKYVHTNVSTQQLESIVSPIKIGYGFDQPPGPSFPVEPKPDYLPSVRLFINPVPSSDSKTQRMVSTLHRTTVFTGSAYSSTTGSDHDADNSNESLDSLIQGLIYERQTGNYFQVFLQTSGNKTWMNCLAFWKSLQEYNAYFFADSLNPSLLSRKAQSIYANFVVPGSSQDVHVNSIVQEQVRKELDPPYEELFDAVEEHVLYSLLEPWNILVSQERDEYTSKVPKEQILRHIEIKLMDRRRHSIGHSSSAGLGDTEDEQDKERISVDEANRAMPEPKDGFAFETLIKNREEVEHFKNFLTKKHGRGIKDLMAWTDMETFRRLPQTMEEKRDKKAREIRDNWLGKKYFFGPDSPATREGRNLIMNLNGGRPIKERPRTPVILESQKFARARIERRWLMLFKQTTEFLERQKPHVASVPEMVEDIMLKRRLQRSEAAWKILNSRWVSSSRDVVALRQTLLHPESCSEFIAYVAMKGDTLESNIQFWLEVQKFKDLCHSHAQPALIHRKVQTIIDCFLNSALSPELQIDIPIEMAEKLIEKLSGRTPSLHPYVFREAQMTVFRVLFNHWKEFVTQRSRIPAGVNPREHFAELLRRHRADAKSKKEASERRRLARLSAERRKKEKEEREKRRMEDLTSLFSAESASLFYVEEDDTRSWFYSKYLVEQERQQHIKRLKEGGILVPKEELVDDKEEAKSRQSCVSIAKSSTLSKRGHDAFSDQKSSEGSTKEQHTKLLKRSLGDQLSPSTARRGSAISSSLSLPRRHSGESLAVSRKDDKMSTAGKVATTIEKREECTLKSAQVDIKNERKIAEIQVFPLVSPETLENDQGRKLLAQRSRSRKQLLPSTQATKTTNIKKLVPLDAISCISDYSNMNNVDFSPRKTAAEKTGHQDGTSPLTFKSLKDFTNSPEGAQLPTPLPLVRITSASHQGKSDADGSVGERSPFQVCHLQVKVLALT, encoded by the exons ATGTCCATGATTCATTCCCGTGAACATGTGGTGGAAATCTCGGCAGACAACTTT GATAATTTGTTGCAAGATGAAGgatttgtggatttttttaatACATTCCTGGCCTTACCT TGCTTTGCAGAACGCATTTTCTACAACAGGGAGAATGATGTGTTTGAGGAATTCACTCAGACATTAGCAGAGGATAAGGGGAAGGAGGACTCAAAAAGCTCAATTCAGTTACGCCCTTTTTCAGACTACAAAGGGTCTACCTACAATTCATCTGCCACCCGCTCAGAGATTGGATATTATGTGACTATTATTAAAAAGCCAGAGGCTCTtgaatttgtaaagaaacaCAGGCtgcctttgttttcaagaagtGAACTGTTTGCTGAATATAAACTTTCCAAACACTTGTCAGCAGTCCAG GATTCATTTTTCCGCGAACTTCCCCcagatgaagatgatgacgtTGGTGTGGAGGAACCCGCAGGTTTGTTTTCCCAGACACGAAGTCGCAGTGGTGTGAGCTTTGATCTTAGTCCTTCCATAGAAGACAGGCAATCCACCGATGAGGCTGAGGCATCTGACAGTCAGAGCGAAAATCATTGTTATCTGCCAACTCATGTTCGCTCGATTGAGGAGACGTTTGATGCATGGCAGCAGTCTTTCACCGGACTTCCCGGAAGCCGTGCTAGTGTGTTCAGCTCCCGTGCGAGCTCACCAAACCAACAAATgctggaagaagaagaaaaagaagaagatgaagaagtaggagaaaaagaagaggaggaagaggaGGTTGATGTTCAGCTAAGTTCAACTGAGTTCAGTGCACAGGAAACTGACGTGGCCGTTTCACATACCAGACCCACTTCACGCATAAGCATTTTAAGCGACCTTTCAACTCCCCATAGGAGATTAAATACAGAAATCAAGTCCAGGGTCAGTTCAGCCAATACTGTTTCATTTCGTGAAGAGACTATAGGTCAAATTGGTTCAGACAACGCCGGAAAATTGAATGCAGAGGCTACAGCAGACAAGAGTGACAAGTCGATAGGTGCAGCTGAAATGACGCGCAGTTTATCATCTGCAGTTAGTTTTATTAGTGAGCATGGCCAGATACCAAGAAACTCTCTTTTATTGGAGTACGTTTGTGACAAACCCTCCTACGATTACAGCAAGGAAAATACTCCTGGACAGACAGAACAAATGGATGGTGATAGTGCTGGCAAAAAAGAAGACGAATTGCAGAGTAAATCCACAGAATCTAAACAAACTATTAGTTCAACTAGTACCTTAATGAAGATGTGTGAGTACAAGACCAAAACTGGCACAAGCAATGAGACCGACGGAAACTCATCACCATCACAGAAAAATGTGATTCCAACTTGTGAGCAATTGAATGAGGATCAAGGAATATCAAATGGCGAGAAACAAATTAATGACAAGGACGATGAAGGAGCAATTTCTTGTAACATACAAACCGTGTTTACTGACGGTAgagaagaacaaaacaaggCAGGTCCTGGTTCCGATCAGCTTTGCACCGTGGAGAATGATTTAATTGACAAAGAATACAAGGATCGGATCTCCGCCAACTCAATTGGAAACGACGGGACACATACAGGTACTCAAGAGAATTTCAGTATAGAAAAGACGCAATTTTATATTGGTGTTGAACGCTTATCAGGGGAGACCGAAGCTGAAGAGCAATTGACTAATGGTTTGAGTGGAGAAATACAGTGCTTATGTTCTGATAGGCAGAGTAAGAGTCCCGATTGTAATGTGGGGGGTCCAGTTACGATACTGGAAAGTATGGAGCCTATTCCTTTGCTATCTAACAGTGAAAATGCCGAGCCAGTCTTTTGCGGTTACAATGAACTGAAAAATGCGGAAAGTGAAGGGACATTGAATGGGCGGTCTTTAGAAGAAATAGAGCGACCACATTTCCATACGCATAGCTTGGAAAATAGTTTATCTATGCTAACTGAAAATAACCAAGAGGGAAAGGAGGAGGGCCGCTCAACTGAAATTGAACCCAGTAGTTTCCAGGATGAACAAGAGGAACTTGCATCGAATGGCGCTCATGGTAGACTAGCTTCGCAAGAAAATTCCATACTAGGAGAATTTCAGGATGAATCAATGGGCCAAAAGCAAGACGATGAAGTCGAAGATGAAGGTGCGTGCTTTACTGAGGCAAGTGGTCCAACATTGCAAGGACTTCGCGGTGTTTTCGGACCAAAGCTTACACGTTGTAGTACAGCAGCGACATCTACAGGGTTTGACTTGGATGATGAGTCGGCTTTTAGCGAAGACGGAATCGATGCCAAACAAAAACCGTCTGACTTGGCTACCAAAGAAGCTTTTGATGCTTTCAAAGAGTTTCTTTTGGATACCAGTGGTGAAAAACTGTTGCAGTTTTGGCTTGAAGTTGAGAGTGGAAGATTCCTGGACGACGAAGATGAAAGAAGCAA GATGGTGCAAGGAATGCGAGATAGATTCTTCAAGAATAGCGGAATTTACGAATTTTCAGCCGCAACTAAAGAGAGACTGAACATTGTGGATGGGTCGAAAATCACCTACGAGAGCTTGTTTGCTATGCAGCCGGATGTCCTTGAGCCTTTGTTAAGTTACTG gtgcGTCCGATTCACTATGCATCAACAACGCCGATCTCATTTTAATGACCTGGAATACAGCAGGCTCATAAAAGACAGATCTAAATGGTGTGTAAAAAGAGAGGATACTCTTTCAAACTTACCTCAAGTTCCTGGCTTATCTGGTCTTACTCAAGTCCTCCCAAAGAAACCCGTCACCAGGCCCCTTAGTAGTGCTGTTAACCGAAACATTCAACACCAGACCTCTAGGCTTCAAGTGCGAGCAAAATCTGCGCATCCACGGCTTCTCCACTCTCATAAATACGTGCATACTAACGTCAGTACTCAGCAATTGGAG TCCATAGTTTCTCCAATCAAGATAGGCTACGGATTTGACCAGCCTCCAGGACCATCATTTCCGGTTGAGCCTAAACCAGATTACCTACCCTCCGTTAGGCTTTTCATTAACCCTGTCCCCTCCTCTGATAGCAAGACTCAGCGTATGGTGAG CACTCTTCATCGCACAACGGTTTTTACCGGTAGTGCCTACTCTTCCACGACTGGCAGCGATCATGATGCGGATAACTCCAACGAAAGCTTGGATTCTTTGATCCAGGGTCTAATTTATGAGCGACAGACTGGTAACTACTTCCAAGTGTTTTTACAAACATCCGGAAACAAG ACATGGATGAATTGCCTTGCCTTTTGGAAATCTCTTCAGGAATACAACGCTTATTTCTTTGCGGACTCTCTCAATCCATCGCTATTGTCACGAAAGGCACAG TCAATATACGCCAATTTTGTGGTACCAGGCAGTAGTCAAGATGTTCATGTAAACAGTATCGTTCAAGAACAGGTCCGTAAAGAGCTAGACCCTCCCTATGAGGAGCTATTTGATGCAGTCGAGGAGCATGTGTTGTACTCTCTATTAGAACCTTGGAACATTCTTGTGTCACAAGAACGGGACGAGTACACGTCTAAG GTACCAAAGGAACAAATTCTCCGACATATAGAAATCAAGTTGATGGATCGACGAAGGCACAGCATTGGTCATTCAAGTAGTGCTGGG CTTGGAGACACTGAAGACGAGCAAGACAAGGAGAGGATATCGGTAGATGAAGCGAACAGAGCGATGCCCGAACCGAAAGACGGCTTCGCGTTTGAAACTCTTATTAAGAACCGGGAAGAGGTGgaacattttaaaaacttcCTCACCAAGAAACACGGAAGGG GAATCAAAGATCTGATGGCGTGGACCGACATGGAAACATTTCGGCGTCTCCCTCAGACTATGGAAGAAAAGCGTGACAAGAAAGCCAGGGAAATACGCGATAACTGGTTGGGCAAAAAGTATTTCTTTGGTCCTGATAGCCCTGCCACCAGAGAGGGACGGAACTTG ATAATGAATCTAAATGGTGGACGACCTATAAAGGAGCGACCTCGGACCCCCGTCATACTCGAGAGTCAGAAGTTTGCGCGTGCACGAATAGAACGTCGTTGGCTGATGCTGTTTAAGCAGACTACAGAATTCCTAGAAAGACAGAAACCGCATGTAGCGAGCGTCCCGGAAATGGTAGAAGATATCATGCTAAAGAGAAGACTACAGAGAAGTGAAGCTGCTTGGAAG ATTTTGAACAGCAGATGGGTTTCGTCATCTCGTGACGTAGTTGCATTGCGTCAGACACTTCTTCATCCCGAAAGCTGTAGCGAGTTCATAGCATACGTCGCGATGAAAGGAGACACACTGGAGAGCAATATACAATTCTGGCTTGAAGTTCAAAAATTCAAG GATTTGTGTCATTCTCATGCACAACCAGCTCTTATTCACCGTAAGGTTCAGACAATTATTGACTGTTTCTTGAATTCTGCTCTTTCTCCTGAACTTCAAATTGATATTCCTATTGAGATGGCCGAAAAGCTAATAGAGAAATTGTCGGGACGGACACCATCACTTCATCCTTACGTGTTTAGAGAAGCACAG ATGACTGTGTTTCGCGTTTTGTTTAATCACTGGAAGGAGTTTGTCACTCAGCGGAGTAGAATCCCAGCGGGCGTGAACCCACGTGAGCATTTTGCGGAACTTTTGAGGAGACACAGGGCTGATGCCAAAAGCAAGAAAGAAGCCAGTGAGAGAAGAAGATTAGCGCGACTAAGCGCGGAaaggagaaagaaagagaaggaggaaagagaaaagaggCGAATGGAAGATTTAACAAG TTTGTTTAGTGCGGAGAGTGCATCGCTTTTCTATGTAGAAGAAGACGATACGCGTTCATGGTTTTACTCGAAATACCTCGTTGAACAagaaagacaacaacacaTTAAGCGCCTTAAGGAAGGAGGAATCCTTGTTCCCAAGGAAGAACTCGTGGATGATAAAG aggAAGCAAAGAGCCGACAATCCTGTGTTTCCATCGCAAAATCCTCCACTTTAAGCAAAAGAG gTCATGACGCATTTAGTGACCAGAAAAGTAGTGAAG GTTCTACTAAGGAGCAACATACAAAGCTTCTGAAACGAAGTTTGGGAGATCAGCTATCTCCATCAACTGCCAGGCGCGGTTCTGCCATTTCTTCGTCCCTGTCACTGCCACGCCGACACTCTGGAGAATCACTGGCGGTGTCGCGCAAGGATGACAAGATGAGTACAGCTGGAAAAGTCGCAACAACAatagaaaaaagagaagagtGCACCCTAAAAAGCGCTCAAGTTGacattaaaaatgaaaggaaaattgcAGAGATCCAAGTCTTTCCCCTTGTGTCACCTGAAACGCTAGAAAATGATCAGGGTAGAAAGTTGTTAGCGCAACGTTCTCGCTCTCGCAAACAACTGTTGCCAAGCACACAAGCAACCAAGACAACGAATATCAAGAAGCTTGTACCTCTGGATGCCATTTCCTGCATCAGTGATTACAGTAATATGAACAACGTTGACTTTTCTCCCCGAAAAACAGCAGCAGAGAAAACAGGACATCAGGACGGCACTTCTCCGCTGACTTTTAAATCACTGAAAGACTTCACCAATTCACCGGAAG GTGCCCAACTGCCAACGCCTTTGCCGCTGGTCCGGATAACCTCAGCATCGCACCAAGGGAAATCTGATGCAGATGGGTCCGTTGGAGAAAGGTCGCCTTTTCAAG TGTGCCATCTTCAAGTGAAAGTTCTGGCTTTAACATGA